One genomic segment of Coffea arabica cultivar ET-39 chromosome 6e, Coffea Arabica ET-39 HiFi, whole genome shotgun sequence includes these proteins:
- the LOC113696225 gene encoding uncharacterized protein: MDICCPHDMSVSEDVSSFCALSLGPPDNPNDHNKNLYDDLGNRLTEFLHVQNKQKSSSVAVPSPNDGQIGTSAKEVGYKESHVNELDKLTNEKCLAKCATFPCSAESKSSADVLDMEERHKEDLTPGDSVENGHDQSANCPYPRSISLPTPLKLVSAMKGSREKQGAPPQKLTVTWAADVYDPVPTSVSHVPSSKPQRYRNDNRRNGKNKLKASGKTSRGNRGKDKKQSRKGGGRSNRSFKPVDDEGNGACFSGPRRNAIDFDVGSPDPFCGQSFLKKSVTSIHFSVTEAT, from the exons ATGGACATCTGTTGTCCTCATGATATGTCAGTTTCTGAAGATGTAAGCAGCTTCTGTGCGTTGTCATTGGGTCCACCTGATAATCCTAATGATCACAACAAAAATCTGTATGATGATCTTGGCAACCGTTTGACTGAGTTTCTACATGTTCAAAACAAGCAGAAGTCATCATCTGTTGCTGTTCCATCTCCCAATGATGGTCAAATTGGTACTTCAGCTAAGGAAGTTGGGTATAAAGAATCCCATGTGAATGAATTGGACAAGTTAACTAATGAAAAGTGCTTGGCTAAATGTGCAACATTTCCATGTTCTGCTGAGAGTAAATCCTCTGCTGATGTACTTGACATGGAAGAACGTCACAAGGAAGACCTAACACCTGGAGATTCTGTGGAGAATGGACATGATCAATCTGCTAATTGTCCATATCCACGTTCAATATCTTTACCT ACTCCTTTGAAGCTTGTATCTGCCATGAAAGGTAGCCGTGAGAAGCAAGGGGCTCCACCTCAGAAGTTGACAGTGACTTGGGCTGCTGATGTGTATGATCCAGTTCCAACCTCCGTATCACATGTACCAAGCAGTAAGCCTCAACGATATAGGAACGATAAcagaaggaatggaaaaaatAAGCTGAAGGCTAGTGGCAAGACATCCCGAGGAAACAGGGGCAAGGACAAAAAGCAATCTCGGAAGGGTGGTGGGAGGAGTAACAGGTCTTTCAAGCCCGTGGATGACGAGGGCAATGGAGCTTGCTTTAGTGGACCTCGTCGCAATGCCATTGATTTTGATGTTGGTAGCCCGGATCCATTCTGTGGGCAGAGTTTCCTGAAGAAATCCGTCACTTCGA